In Felis catus isolate Fca126 chromosome A3, F.catus_Fca126_mat1.0, whole genome shotgun sequence, a single genomic region encodes these proteins:
- the TRIB2 gene encoding tribbles homolog 2 isoform X1, whose product MNIHRSTPITIARYGRSRNKTQDFEELSSIRSAEPSQSFSPNLGSPSPPETPNLSHCVSCIGKYLLLEPLEGDHVFRAVHLHSGEELVCKVFDISCYQESLAPCFCLTAHSNINQITEILLGETKAYVFFERSYGDMHSFVRTCKKLREEEAARLFYQIASAVAHCHDGGLVLRDLKLRKFIFKDEERTRVKLESLEDAYILRGDDDSLSDKHGCPAYVSPEILNTSGSYSGKAADVWSLGVMLYTMLVGRYPFHDIEPSSLFSKIRRGQFNIPETLSPKAKCLIRSILRREPSERLTSQEILDHPWFSTDFSVSSSGYGAKEASDQLVPDVNMEENLDPFFN is encoded by the exons ATGAACATACACAGGTCTACCCCCATCACAATAGCAAGATATGGGAGATCGCGGAACAAAACCCAGGATTTCGAAGAGTTGTCGTCTATAAGGTCCGCCGAGCCCAGCCAGAGTTTCAGCCCGAACCTCGGCTCCCCGAGCCCGCCCGAGACTCCGAACTTGTCGCATTGCGTTTCTTGCATCGGGAAATACTTATTGTTGGAACCTCTGGAGGGAGACCACGTTTTTCGTGCCGTGCATCTGCACAGCGGGGAGGAGCTGGTGTGCAAG GTGTTTGATATCAGCTGCTACCAGGAATCCCTGGCCCCGTGCTTTTGCCTGACTGCCCACAGCAACATCAACCAAATCACCGAAATTCTCCTGGGGGAGACCAAAGCCTATGTGTTCTTTGAGCGAAGCTATGGGGACATGCATTCCTTTGTCCGCACCTGCAAGaagctgagggaggaggaggcggccAGACTTTTCTACCAAATCGCCTCGGCCGTGGCCCACTGCCACGACGGGGGGCTGGTGCTGCGGGACCTAAAGCTGCGGAAATTCATCTTTAAGGACGAGGAGAG GACCCGGGTCAAGCTGGAAAGCCTGGAAGATGCCTACATCCTGCGGGGGGACGATGACTCCCTGTCAGACAAGCACGGCTGCCCGGCTTACGTAAGCCCAGAGATCTTGAACACCAGCGGCAGCTACTCGGGCAAAGCAGCCGACGTGTGGAGCCTGGGAGTGATGCTCTACACCATGTTGGTGGGGCGGTACCCTTTCCATGACATTGAGCCCAGTTCCCTCTTCAGCAAGATCCGGCGGGGCCAGTTCAACATTCCAGAGACTCTGTCGCCCAAGGCCAAGTGCCTCATCCGAAGCATCCTGCGGCGGGAGCCCTCAGAGCGGCTGACCTCGCAGGAAATTCTGGACCATCCTTGGTTTTCTACAGATTTTAGCGTCTCGAGTTCAGGATATGGTGCTAAGGAGGCGTCTGATCAGCTGGTGCCGGATGTCAACATGGAAGAGAACTTGGACCCTTTCTTTAACTGA
- the TRIB2 gene encoding tribbles homolog 2 isoform X2: MRGARAGAGRGRPWAEPVAGAAGRGGGAEAPWKCVGDIEWGDGARARRARAHPRTQGPARSEIPGHVFDISCYQESLAPCFCLTAHSNINQITEILLGETKAYVFFERSYGDMHSFVRTCKKLREEEAARLFYQIASAVAHCHDGGLVLRDLKLRKFIFKDEERTRVKLESLEDAYILRGDDDSLSDKHGCPAYVSPEILNTSGSYSGKAADVWSLGVMLYTMLVGRYPFHDIEPSSLFSKIRRGQFNIPETLSPKAKCLIRSILRREPSERLTSQEILDHPWFSTDFSVSSSGYGAKEASDQLVPDVNMEENLDPFFN; the protein is encoded by the exons ATGAGGGgggcccgggcgggggcggggcggggccggccctGGGCTGAGCCAGTCGCGGGTGccgcggggaggggcgggggggcggaGGCTCCGTGGAAATGTGTCGGTGACATTGAATGGGGAGACGGAGCGCGAGCgaggcgcgcgcgcgcacacccGCGCACACAGGGCCCCGCTCGCTCCGAGATCCCCGGCCAC GTGTTTGATATCAGCTGCTACCAGGAATCCCTGGCCCCGTGCTTTTGCCTGACTGCCCACAGCAACATCAACCAAATCACCGAAATTCTCCTGGGGGAGACCAAAGCCTATGTGTTCTTTGAGCGAAGCTATGGGGACATGCATTCCTTTGTCCGCACCTGCAAGaagctgagggaggaggaggcggccAGACTTTTCTACCAAATCGCCTCGGCCGTGGCCCACTGCCACGACGGGGGGCTGGTGCTGCGGGACCTAAAGCTGCGGAAATTCATCTTTAAGGACGAGGAGAG GACCCGGGTCAAGCTGGAAAGCCTGGAAGATGCCTACATCCTGCGGGGGGACGATGACTCCCTGTCAGACAAGCACGGCTGCCCGGCTTACGTAAGCCCAGAGATCTTGAACACCAGCGGCAGCTACTCGGGCAAAGCAGCCGACGTGTGGAGCCTGGGAGTGATGCTCTACACCATGTTGGTGGGGCGGTACCCTTTCCATGACATTGAGCCCAGTTCCCTCTTCAGCAAGATCCGGCGGGGCCAGTTCAACATTCCAGAGACTCTGTCGCCCAAGGCCAAGTGCCTCATCCGAAGCATCCTGCGGCGGGAGCCCTCAGAGCGGCTGACCTCGCAGGAAATTCTGGACCATCCTTGGTTTTCTACAGATTTTAGCGTCTCGAGTTCAGGATATGGTGCTAAGGAGGCGTCTGATCAGCTGGTGCCGGATGTCAACATGGAAGAGAACTTGGACCCTTTCTTTAACTGA